A genomic window from Leptolyngbya sp. BL0902 includes:
- a CDS encoding carotenoid oxygenase family protein has product MSLSAPPSPVVPSFAWAKALAHPATEFAQTPLTRLAGEIPDGLRGTLYRNGPARLERGGWPVGHWFDGDGAILRVQFAEGEALATYRYVQSAGFQDEEAADQYLYRGYGSFAPGSLWQRWQSQVKNAANTSVLALPDRLLALWEGGLPHGLNLETLETYGIDTLGTLRPNDAFSAHPKRHPRTGEIFNVGVIAGGRPVLQIYRCDPNGHVKDTKRIDLNGIPLIHDFALADRYLVFCVSPVRLNPLPAVFGLQTFSEALQWQPKWGTQIIVVEADSLEVLAWEQAEPWYQWHFGHSVLHANDTIGLDLVRYADFATNQQLKEVATGQISTPAEAQLWHYHIDPHSGKILEEHCAVDRHCEFPVAYAPQGCPNNEPALTYLNVHRTTPTPLGEFFDAVAQFNPHTETLTLANPGPGYYPSEAIPVQDSHNPSQHWVITVVYNSHDHRSEVWIYDGNAFGTAPIVQFALPVVIPHSFHGTWHG; this is encoded by the coding sequence ATGTCTTTATCTGCGCCGCCCTCCCCCGTTGTCCCCTCCTTTGCCTGGGCGAAGGCACTGGCTCATCCGGCCACAGAATTTGCGCAGACTCCCCTCACCCGGTTGGCAGGCGAGATCCCGGATGGACTGCGGGGAACGCTCTACCGCAATGGCCCCGCCCGGCTGGAACGGGGCGGATGGCCCGTAGGTCACTGGTTTGATGGTGATGGGGCCATTTTGCGGGTGCAGTTTGCCGAGGGCGAGGCGCTGGCTACCTATCGCTATGTGCAGTCCGCCGGGTTCCAAGACGAAGAGGCTGCCGACCAGTACCTCTATCGCGGCTATGGCAGCTTTGCGCCCGGTTCCCTGTGGCAACGGTGGCAAAGCCAGGTTAAAAATGCCGCCAATACCTCGGTGCTGGCCCTGCCGGATCGGCTGCTGGCGCTGTGGGAAGGAGGGCTACCCCACGGGCTGAATCTGGAAACCCTGGAGACCTACGGCATCGACACCCTGGGCACCCTGCGCCCCAATGACGCCTTTTCCGCCCACCCCAAGCGCCACCCCCGCACCGGGGAGATTTTCAACGTTGGCGTCATCGCAGGTGGGCGACCCGTTCTGCAAATCTACCGCTGCGATCCGAACGGCCATGTCAAAGACACCAAACGCATCGACCTCAACGGCATTCCGCTGATCCACGACTTTGCCTTGGCCGACCGCTACCTCGTCTTCTGTGTCTCTCCGGTGCGGTTGAACCCGTTACCAGCGGTGTTTGGTCTGCAAACCTTCAGCGAAGCCCTGCAATGGCAACCCAAATGGGGCACCCAAATCATCGTCGTCGAGGCCGACAGCCTAGAGGTGCTGGCCTGGGAACAGGCGGAACCCTGGTATCAGTGGCACTTTGGCCACAGCGTCCTCCATGCCAACGACACCATTGGCCTAGACCTGGTGCGCTACGCCGACTTTGCCACCAACCAACAGCTCAAAGAAGTTGCCACAGGCCAAATCTCCACCCCCGCCGAAGCCCAGCTCTGGCACTACCACATCGACCCCCACAGCGGCAAAATTCTGGAGGAACACTGCGCTGTAGATCGTCACTGTGAGTTTCCCGTGGCCTACGCTCCCCAGGGCTGCCCCAACAACGAGCCCGCCCTCACCTACCTCAACGTCCATCGCACCACGCCCACGCCTCTGGGGGAATTTTTCGACGCCGTCGCCCAGTTCAACCCTCACACCGAAACCCTGACCCTGGCGAATCCCGGCCCTGGCTACTATCCCTCCGAGGCGATTCCGGTGCAAGACAGCCACAACCCCAGCCAGCACTGGGTGATTACCGTGGTTTACAACAGCCACGATCACCGCAGCGAAGTCTGGATCTACGACGGCAACGCCTTTGGCACGGCCCCCATTGTTCAATTCGCCCTACCAGTGGTCATTCCCCACAGCTTCCACGGCACCTGGCACGGATAG
- a CDS encoding phospholipase D-like domain-containing protein, producing MHRLKSSRWRWGLFGLGLLLFVGISSQFRSDAKLPTLAPLPQDPYIQAYFNQSQASVYADPYRRITRYGDDLEQVMIDAIHHAQTSIDVAVQEFTLPNLAAALAQRQAQGVQVRVILENNYSTPMAQRRPNDFSFLDEHDRNKANEQYRFVDLNQDGTLSADEIAQRDALTILDQAQVPRLDDTADDSKGSGLMHHKFMVIDGRRVITGSANWTMSDIHGDLGTEASRGNANALLVIESPNLAQTFGAEFALMWGDGPGGQPDSQFGLQKPPRPARLASVPGSVVEVQFSPLSPTQPWAKSVNGLIAKTLSQATQQVNLALFVFSEQPISNQLWTVSQRGVPIRTLIDPGFAYRSYSEGLDMMGLTLPDHRCKLDSKNKPWPTPITSVGIPTLAEGDKLHHKFAVLDNQVVMVGSHNWSHAANTTNDENLLVIRNTTVAAHFQREFERLYSTAQLGLTPQLQRAIDKQRTQCGL from the coding sequence GTGCATCGACTCAAATCTTCTCGCTGGCGCTGGGGCCTGTTTGGCCTAGGACTGTTGCTGTTTGTGGGTATCAGCAGCCAATTTCGCAGCGATGCTAAGCTACCCACCCTTGCGCCCCTGCCCCAGGATCCCTACATCCAGGCGTACTTTAACCAAAGTCAGGCGTCAGTCTATGCCGACCCCTACCGCCGCATCACCCGCTACGGCGACGACTTAGAACAGGTGATGATCGACGCCATCCACCATGCCCAAACCTCCATTGACGTTGCCGTCCAGGAATTTACCCTGCCCAACCTAGCCGCCGCCCTGGCCCAACGCCAAGCCCAGGGAGTGCAGGTGCGGGTCATTCTCGAAAATAACTACAGCACCCCCATGGCCCAGCGCCGCCCCAACGATTTTTCCTTCTTAGACGAGCACGACCGCAACAAGGCCAACGAGCAGTATCGCTTTGTGGATCTCAACCAGGACGGCACCCTCAGCGCTGACGAAATCGCCCAGCGAGACGCCCTCACCATCCTTGACCAGGCCCAGGTGCCCCGATTGGACGACACGGCTGACGACAGTAAGGGCAGCGGCCTAATGCACCACAAATTTATGGTGATCGACGGACGACGCGTTATCACCGGATCCGCCAACTGGACGATGAGCGATATCCACGGCGATCTAGGGACAGAGGCCAGTCGGGGCAACGCCAACGCCCTGTTGGTAATCGAAAGCCCCAACCTCGCCCAAACCTTTGGCGCAGAATTTGCCTTGATGTGGGGCGATGGCCCCGGTGGCCAGCCCGACAGCCAGTTTGGGCTGCAAAAGCCACCCCGTCCGGCCCGCCTTGCCTCGGTACCCGGTTCTGTGGTGGAAGTGCAGTTTTCGCCCCTGTCGCCCACCCAGCCCTGGGCCAAAAGCGTGAACGGCCTGATTGCCAAAACCCTGAGCCAAGCCACCCAGCAGGTTAACCTGGCGCTGTTTGTCTTTTCCGAGCAGCCCATCAGCAACCAGCTCTGGACGGTCTCCCAGCGGGGGGTGCCCATCCGCACCCTGATTGACCCCGGCTTTGCCTACCGCAGCTACAGCGAAGGGCTGGATATGATGGGCCTCACCCTGCCCGATCATCGCTGCAAACTAGACAGCAAAAACAAACCGTGGCCTACTCCCATCACCAGCGTCGGCATTCCTACCTTGGCCGAAGGCGACAAGCTGCACCATAAATTTGCGGTTTTAGATAACCAAGTGGTGATGGTAGGTTCTCACAACTGGAGCCACGCTGCCAACACGACCAACGACGAAAACCTGTTGGTAATCCGCAATACCACCGTTGCCGCCCACTTCCAGCGAGAATTTGAGCGGCTCTACAGCACGGCCCAGCTTGGCCTAACACCTCAACTTCAGCGGGCGATAGATAAACAGCGAACCCAATGCGGCCTGTAA
- a CDS encoding glutathione S-transferase family protein, whose product MLTFYHTPLSVNSRRVWVALLEKGLTFEVVEMNLGGDQFKPEFLAMNPFHHIPVLADDGFSVIESFAILDYLEAKYPTPALLPSDPIALANVRMVEMVTLNELNPAMTPLFKEMMGFGAESPEAVEQAKQKIDGVLKFYADKLGEGDFFGGDQLTLADIVAGTFSPWFEKLGISMANYPTLQAWTARLVARPAWQATQPTEEMVAAFRERMKARMAKG is encoded by the coding sequence ATGCTGACCTTCTACCACACACCGCTGTCTGTCAATTCCCGTCGGGTTTGGGTGGCCCTGCTCGAAAAGGGCTTGACCTTTGAGGTCGTGGAGATGAATCTCGGCGGCGACCAATTTAAGCCAGAATTTTTGGCGATGAACCCCTTTCACCACATCCCCGTGCTGGCGGATGACGGCTTTTCGGTGATTGAATCCTTCGCCATTTTGGACTACCTAGAGGCCAAGTATCCCACTCCGGCCCTGCTGCCCAGCGACCCCATCGCCCTAGCCAATGTCCGCATGGTGGAAATGGTGACGCTGAACGAACTCAACCCCGCCATGACGCCCCTGTTCAAGGAAATGATGGGCTTTGGGGCCGAATCGCCCGAAGCGGTGGAGCAGGCCAAGCAAAAAATCGACGGCGTCCTCAAGTTCTACGCCGACAAACTGGGCGAGGGCGACTTCTTTGGCGGCGACCAACTCACCCTAGCGGACATCGTGGCGGGCACCTTCTCCCCCTGGTTTGAAAAACTGGGCATCTCCATGGCCAACTACCCCACCCTGCAAGCCTGGACAGCCCGCCTCGTGGCCCGTCCCGCATGGCAAGCCACCCAACCCACCGAAGAAATGGTGGCCGCCTTCCGCGAACGCATGAAAGCCCGCATGGCCAAGGGCTGA
- the cobA gene encoding uroporphyrinogen-III C-methyltransferase: MTQPGTVYLVGAGPGRMDYLTLRGHNLLQRADCLVHDALVDTDLLTLLPAHCEVFDVGKRGGQPSTPQAEIDALLVRLSQSGRQVVRLKSGDPFIFGRTTSEIQALRQAGCPFEVVPGISSALAAPLLAGIPLTDPVWSHGFGVVTAHDPDLLDWPALAALHTLVVLMGSRHLDEIIHRLQNNGCRGDMPVAIIRWGGHEQQQIWEGTLLSIRQIVKGQTLSPCVMVFGEVVKLRPYLTSPVPPSPSLPISVSSQAPLHLKTVLITRAAGQNSQFADLLTAQGAQVIELPALEIRPPQSWDGMDRAIAQVDSFHWLILTSANAVNFFLDRLLEQGRDLRSLNALKIAVVGTKTAAVLKQRGLLPDFVPPDFVADSLVRDFPENVAGQRILFPRVESGGREILVKEFSAAGAEVVEVAAYESGCPLVPDAAAIQAIRQRQIDVITFASSKTVVHTAQLLAQGLGPDWRQYLDGVAVASIGPKTSDTCRDHLGRVDIEPAEYTLDALTEAIVAWVNTTSARASSD; the protein is encoded by the coding sequence ATGACCCAGCCGGGAACCGTTTACCTTGTGGGCGCTGGCCCAGGCCGCATGGATTACCTCACCCTGCGGGGGCACAACCTGTTGCAGCGGGCGGATTGCCTGGTGCACGATGCCCTGGTGGATACCGACCTGTTGACCCTGCTGCCTGCCCATTGCGAAGTGTTTGATGTGGGCAAGCGGGGTGGCCAACCCAGCACTCCCCAGGCGGAAATTGACGCGCTGTTGGTGCGGCTCAGCCAATCCGGTCGGCAGGTGGTGCGCTTGAAGAGTGGCGATCCGTTTATTTTTGGGCGAACGACCTCAGAAATTCAGGCGCTGCGGCAGGCGGGGTGTCCCTTCGAGGTGGTTCCCGGCATTTCCTCGGCCCTGGCGGCTCCCCTGCTGGCGGGGATTCCGTTGACGGATCCGGTGTGGAGTCACGGGTTTGGCGTCGTCACCGCCCACGATCCCGACCTGCTGGATTGGCCCGCCCTCGCCGCCCTGCATACCCTGGTGGTGTTGATGGGCAGTCGGCACCTCGACGAAATTATCCACCGTCTGCAAAACAACGGTTGCCGAGGCGATATGCCCGTGGCCATCATTCGCTGGGGCGGCCACGAACAGCAGCAGATTTGGGAAGGCACCCTGCTCAGCATTCGCCAAATCGTCAAAGGCCAAACCCTCTCCCCCTGCGTGATGGTCTTCGGCGAAGTGGTCAAACTCCGCCCCTACCTCACCTCTCCCGTTCCCCCCTCGCCCAGTCTCCCCATCTCCGTGTCCTCCCAAGCTCCCCTCCACCTAAAGACCGTCCTCATCACTCGCGCCGCTGGCCAAAACAGCCAGTTCGCCGATCTCCTCACCGCTCAAGGTGCCCAGGTGATTGAGCTACCCGCCCTAGAAATTCGTCCTCCCCAAAGCTGGGACGGGATGGATCGGGCCATCGCACAGGTGGATTCTTTCCACTGGCTGATTCTGACTTCGGCCAATGCGGTCAACTTTTTCCTGGATCGACTGCTGGAACAAGGGCGGGATTTGCGGTCGCTGAATGCCTTAAAAATCGCCGTGGTGGGTACTAAAACCGCCGCCGTCCTCAAACAGCGAGGACTCTTGCCCGACTTCGTTCCGCCGGATTTTGTGGCGGATTCCCTAGTTCGCGATTTTCCTGAAAACGTGGCCGGACAGCGCATCCTCTTCCCACGGGTGGAGAGCGGTGGGCGCGAGATTTTGGTGAAGGAATTTTCCGCCGCTGGGGCCGAGGTCGTGGAGGTGGCGGCCTACGAATCGGGTTGTCCCCTGGTGCCGGATGCGGCGGCCATTCAGGCGATCCGACAGCGTCAGATTGATGTGATCACCTTCGCCAGTTCCAAAACCGTGGTGCATACGGCCCAGCTTTTGGCGCAGGGGCTTGGCCCCGATTGGCGGCAATACCTCGATGGCGTGGCGGTGGCCTCCATTGGCCCCAAAACCTCGGATACTTGCCGAGACCACCTAGGCCGCGTGGACATTGAACCCGCCGAATACACCCTAGACGCCCTCACGGAGGCGATTGTGGCATGGGTCAACACAACATCAGCCCGCGCATCATCGGACTAA
- the coaE gene encoding dephospho-CoA kinase (Dephospho-CoA kinase (CoaE) performs the final step in coenzyme A biosynthesis.) has protein sequence MGQHNISPRIIGLTGGIATGKSTVSQYLQDTHQIPVLDADVYARQAVNVGSPVLAAIVDRYGAAMLNPDGSLNRGQLGEVVFHDAQEKAWLEQQIHPVVRQCFQAAMADLADAPIVVQAIPLLFEAGLTDQVTEIWVVACTLDQQRQRLMERNGLSLEQAEARIASQMPLSEKIALADVVLDNSGTVDALFRQVDQALHQGG, from the coding sequence ATGGGTCAACACAACATCAGCCCGCGCATCATCGGACTAACCGGGGGCATCGCCACGGGCAAATCTACGGTGTCCCAATATCTCCAGGACACTCATCAAATCCCGGTGCTGGATGCGGATGTGTATGCGCGGCAGGCGGTAAATGTGGGTTCCCCAGTGTTGGCGGCGATTGTGGATCGCTACGGTGCTGCCATGCTCAACCCGGATGGTTCGCTAAATCGTGGCCAGTTGGGGGAGGTGGTGTTTCACGATGCCCAGGAAAAAGCGTGGCTAGAGCAGCAGATTCATCCCGTGGTGCGCCAGTGTTTTCAAGCGGCAATGGCAGACTTGGCCGATGCGCCCATCGTTGTCCAGGCCATTCCCCTGCTGTTTGAGGCGGGGTTGACGGATCAAGTAACGGAAATTTGGGTGGTGGCTTGCACGCTGGATCAACAACGGCAGCGCTTGATGGAGCGCAATGGGTTAAGCCTAGAGCAAGCCGAGGCCCGCATCGCTAGCCAGATGCCGCTTTCGGAAAAAATCGCCCTGGCCGATGTGGTGCTGGATAATTCCGGGACTGTGGATGCCCTATTCCGCCAGGTGGATCAGGCGTTGCATCAGGGTGGCTAA